In Scatophagus argus isolate fScaArg1 chromosome 14, fScaArg1.pri, whole genome shotgun sequence, the following proteins share a genomic window:
- the LOC124071012 gene encoding uncharacterized protein LOC124071012, with product MDDIGDYIWQRRIHHGVRYQKSTVPFPESVGIGLEFNAALERKQKLDQHLLTNGVMLELCDFAKTVTKSETYFLFEMLEFNFDLGVDVDNDLQYYEYAKRVHNKIKLLKDQIKLKPHRWKETFPLPDHNAMLGLTGSEQAGRYYPRRNKSVDSSVLTDGSKSSQSSENQKMEGNGAAGSSCFIKRHQGSRLPSDAYPFCKELGVTPTVRLDDTPRRKLDPHLVTNGVMMELLHFSRVLCGTHTSIVHDLVKQNFGLELDKLQFRLHMSKLMEQKYGCLTAEDRAAFRKEPFRVQTKKRQQNRKKRRKSDAYDQEAERLTVAGKRRGTQSDRDDDVKEVWQDGELSYMCPVDFETDVQSGADGKPDEVTLESCLSAETKSAASLDVKQEEEDVFVSPVRTNGHSAGFLRLHPRNSILKAVSDLFSEDKSENVNVQTQKQKLWVRRSTRSKQILKSSRVNDKFAHCREVGLDFNVGSGNKQNVDLQLLTNFVLWEVYKFSNAMTRSSSSFLLEILDNNFNLNLQDELHQRNFIVYIITKEKILQNHPDRHNMEFLHSKFGFPEIYNAGDVTSEFRPGRDAETEQTDWDSPASTTSQQPDAEPHPFCKELGLNLWSAERRPVSQKLDLTVLTKGSVLEIVSFVRELCGAVRETVNDILEHNFDLNLQGGRTEAAEVIQRWYATQKSLMKRQNPSPRINRWLNMVVPLTGHSPCPQPQTAERLKLRDTGHLKLERQMGAFNGSVQQVNNYHICEEIGLVLDVGSKSEAKAKLDLRVLTRGVLCEVHQYVEQNCTQYVPALYKILEYNFDLSSQNHRKVEFAWSIASQVIAMAGKTRRKGDYLSSVFELPFEFSESSQVACKEEPEDFGEADPNDNSDVLFVRELKPVDIEVEVE from the coding sequence ATGGATGATATTGGCGACTACATCTGGCAGCGACGCATCCACCACGGGGTTCGGTATCAGAAGAGCACAGTCCCGTTCCCGGAGTCAGTTGGAATCGGGTTGGAGTTCAACGCAGCACTGGAAAGGAAGCAGAAGCTGGATCAGCATCTGCTAACAAACGGTGTGATGCTAGAGCTTTGTGACTTTGCCAAAACAGTAACCAAGTCCGAGACGTATTTCTTATTTGAAATGCTGGAGTTCAACTTTGACCTTGGTGTGGACGTGGACAATGACCTGCAGTACTATGAATATGCAAAACGagttcacaataaaataaagctgCTGAAGGACCAGATCAAGTTGAAACCTCATCGATGGAAAGAAACGTTTCCACTGCCAGACCACAACGCTATGCTGGGGCTCACTGGCTCAGAGCAGGCAGGACGGTACTACCCCAGAAGGAACAAATCGGTGGACAGTTCAGTCCTCACGGATGGCAGCAAGAGCAGCCAGTCTTCAGAAAATCAGAAGATGGAGGGTAACGGAGCTGCGGGGAGTTCATGCTTTATAAAGAGACATCAAGGAAGCAGACTGCCGAGCGATGCTTACCCCTTCTGTAAAGAGCTTGGTGTGACCCCGACTGTCCGTCTGGATGACACACCCAGACGGAAACTGGACCCACACCTGGTAACGAACGGCGTGATGATGGAACTGCTTCACTTCTCCAGAGTGCTTTGTGGAACGCACACTTCGATAGTTCACGACTTAGTGAAGCAAAACTTCGGTCTTGAGTTGGATAAGTTGCAGTTCCGTCTGCACATGTCCAAGCTTATGGAGCAGAAGTATGGCTGCCTAACAGCAGAGGACAGGGCCGCTTTCCGAAAGGAGCCTTTTAGAGTCCAGACCAAGAAACGGCAGCAGAATcgtaaaaagagaagaaagtcTGACGCATATGACCAAGAGGCGGAAAGACTAACGGTGGCCGGTAAGAGAAGGGGGACGCAGAGCGACAGGGACGACGATGTGAAAGAAGTCTGGCAGGATGGCGAGCTGTCCTACATGTGTCCTGTTGACTTTGAGACAGACGTGCAGTCGGGTGCGGACGGCAAACCGGATGAAGTGACGCTTGAaagctgtctgtcagcagaaaCAAAGTCTGCAGCGTCTCTGGATGTaaagcaggaagaagaggacgTTTTTGTCTCCCCAGTGCGGACTAATGGCCACAGCGCCGGGTTTTTGAGGCTTCATCCGAGGAACTCGATTCTGAAAGCCGTCTCCGATCTGTTTTCTGAAGATAAAAGTGAGAATGTAAACGTACAAACGCAGAAACAAAAGCTGTGGGTGAGACGTTCCACTCGCTCAAAACAAATCCTCAAGTCCAGCAGAGTGAACGACAAGTTTGCCCACTGCAGAGAGGTTGGCTTGGACTTCAACGTTGGttcaggaaacaaacagaatgtaGATCTTCAACTTCTCACCAACTTCGTCTTGTGGGAGGTTTATAAATTTTCAAATGCAATGACAAGGAGTTCTAGCAGTTTCTTACTTGAGATTCTGGACAACAACTTTAACCTTAACCTCCAGGATGAGCTGCATCAGCGCAATTTTATAGTTTACATCATAACAAAAGAGAAGATTCTTCAGAATCACCCTGATAGACATAACATGGAGTTTCTCCACAGTAAGTTTGGGTTCCCTGAAATTTACAACGCAGGTGATGTGACCAGTGAGTTTCGACCTGGACGGGACGCTGAGACAGAGCAGACGGACTGGGATTCACCCGCCTCAACcacaagccagcagcctgaTGCAGAGCCACACCCATTCTGTAAGGAGTTAGGTCTCAACCTTTGGTCTGCGGAACGACGTCCAGTGAGCCAGAAGCTCGATTTGACTGTCCTCACCAAAGGTTCTGTGCTCGAAATTGTCAGCTTTGTCAGAGAGCTTTGCGGCGCGGTTCGTGAGACCGTTAATGACATCCTTGAACACAATTTTGATCTCAACCTTCAAGGAGGTCGGACGGAGGCGGCAGAGGTGATCCAGAGATGGTACGCAACACAAAAAAGCCTCATGAAAAGACAGAATCCATCACCAAGGATCAACAGGTGGTTAAACATGGTTGTCCCACTGACGGGTCACTCGCCCTGTCCACAACCACAAACCGCTGAGCGGCTTAAGCTTCGGGACACGGGACACTTAAAGCTTGAAAGGCAAATGGGGGCTTTTAATGGGAGTGTGCAACAGGTCAACAACTATCACATCTGTGAAGAAATAGGACTGGTCCTCGATGTCGGCTCCAAGTCGGAAGCCAAAGCAAAACTCGATCTGCGAGTGCTGACGAGAGGCGTCCTCTGTGAGGTGCATCAGTATGTAGAGCAGAACTGTACGCAATATGTTCCCGCTCTGTACAAGATTCTGGAGTACAACTTCGATCTGAGTTCCCAGAACCATCGCAAGGTGGAGTTTGCCTGGTCCATTGCATCCCAGGTAATAGCCATGGCGGGAAAAACCCGCAGAAAGGGGGATTATCTGAGCAGTGTGTTTGAGTTGCCCTTCGAGTTCTCGGAGTCGTCACAAGTCGCCTGCAAAGAGGAGCCAGAGGATTTCGGTGAGGCGGACCCAAACGATAACTCGGACGTCCTGTTTGTGCGAGAACTGAAGCCCGTGGACATCGAAGTCGAGGTTGAATAG
- the LOC124071245 gene encoding histone H2B type 1-F/J/L-like, translated as MPAEPGKAPKKGSKKAVSKAAKTGRKKRRPRKESYAIYVYKVLKQVHPDTGISSKAMSIMNSFVNDIFERIASEASRLAHYNKRSTITSREIQTAVRLLLPGELAKHAVSEGTKAVTKYTSSK; from the coding sequence ATGCCCGCTGAACCCGGAAAGGCCCCCAAGAAGGGCTCTAAGAAAGCTGTGTCCAAAGCCGCCAAGACcggcaggaagaagaggaggcccAGGAAGGAGAGCTACGCCATCTACGTGTACAAGGTCCTGAAACAGGTCCACCCCGACACCGGCATCTCCTCCAAGGCCATGAGCATCATGAACTCCTTCGTGAACGACATCTTTGAACGCATCGCCAGCGAGGCCTCCCGTCTGGCTCACTACAACAAGAGATCCACCATCACCTCCAGGGAGATCCAGACCGCCGTCCGCCTGCTGCTGCCCGGGGAGCTGGCCAAGCACGCCGTGTCCGAGGGCACCAAGGCCGTCACCAAGTACACCAGCTCCAAGTAA
- the LOC124070496 gene encoding histone H4, with the protein MSGRGKGGKGLGKGGAKRHRKVLRDNIQGITKPAIRRLARRGGVKRISGLIYEETRGVLKVFLENVIRDAVTYTEHAKRKTVTAMDVVYALKRQGRTLYGFGG; encoded by the coding sequence atgagcggaagaggaaagggaggaaaaggacTCGGCAAAGGAGGCGCCAAGCGTCACCGCAAAGTCCTCCGCGATAACATCCAGGGAATCACCAAGCCCGCCATCCGCCGCTTGGCTCGTCGTGGTGGTGTGAAGCGTATTTCCGGTCTTATCTACGAGGAGACCCGCGGTGTGCTGAAGGTGTTCCTGGAGAACGTGATCCGGGATGCGGTCACCTACACCGAGCACGCCAAGAGGAAGACCGTCACCGCCATGGATGTGGTCTACGCCCTGAAGAGGCAGGGCCGCACTCTGTACGGCTTCGGCGGTTAA